Proteins encoded by one window of Panicum virgatum strain AP13 chromosome 7N, P.virgatum_v5, whole genome shotgun sequence:
- the LOC120681984 gene encoding ABC transporter C family member 2-like produces the protein MGFDPLDWYCQPVRHGAWSHVVENAFGAYTPCGIDTLVVCISFLALFGVCFYRIWRTTRDYTVQRYKLRSPYYNYMLGLLVVYCIAEPLYRIATGTSIMNLDGQPGLAPFEIVSLIIESAGWCCMLVMILLETRIYIYEFRWYIRFVVIYVLIGEAAMFNLVLSVRQYYSSSSIFYLYCSEIVCQFLFGILMVVYLPSLDPYPGYTPIRNEALVDNTDYEPLPGGEQICPERHVNVFSRIFFSWMTPLMQQGYKRPITDKDIWKLDSWDETETLYSRFQKCWNDELRKPKPWLLRALHSSLWGRFWLGGFFKIGNDASQFVGPLILNLLLESMQNGVPSWSGYIYAFSIFAGVSLGVLAEAQYFQNVMRVGFRLRSTLIAAVFRKSLRLTNDSRRKFASGRITNLISTDAESLQQVCQQLHSLWSAPFRIVISMVLLYAQLGPAALVGALMLVLLFPVQTVIISKMQKLTKEGLQRTDKRISLMNEVLAAMDTVKCYAWEQSFQSKVQDIRDDELSWFRRAQLLAALNSFILNSIPVVVTVVSFGVYSLLGGDLTPAKAFTSLSLFAVLRFPLFMLPNLITQVVNCKVSLKRLEDLLLAEERLLLPNPPIDPELPAISIKNGYFSWESQAERPTLSNVNLDVPVGSLVAIVGSTGEGKTSLISAMLGEIPPVSGSDTSVVIRGSVAYVPQVSWIFNATVRDNILFGSPFQAPRYEKAIDVTSLRHDLDLLPGGDLTEIGERGVNISGGQKQRVSMARAVYSDSDVYIFDDPLSALDAHVGRQVFDKCIKDELQHKTRVLVTNQLHFLPYVDKILLIHDGVIKEEGTFDELSNSAELFKKLMENAGKMEEQVEEKQDESKSQDVAKQTENGDVVIVDGGSKKSQDDSNKTKPGKSVLIKQEERETGVVSGKVLSRYKNALGGMWVVSILFFCYALTEVLRISSSTWLSIWTDQGSLKIHGAGYYNLIYGILSFGQVLVTLSNSYWLIISSLRAAKRLHDAMLQSILRAPMVFFHTNPLGRIINRFSKDLGDIDRNVAVFVNMFMAQISQLLSTFVLIGFVSTMSLWAIMPLLILFYAAYLYYQTTSREVKRLDSITRSPVYAQFSEALNGLSTIRAYKAYDRMASINGRSMDNNIRFTLVNMSSNRWLAIRLETLGGIMIWFTATFAVMQNQRAENQKAFASTMGLLLTYTLNITNLLTAVLRLASLAENSLNAVERVGTYIELPSEAPPVIEDHRPPPGWPSSGVIKFEDVVLRYRPELPPVLHGISFIINGSEKVGIVGRTGAGKSSMLNALFRIVELERGRILIDDCDTSKFGIWDLRKVLGIIPQAPVLFSGSVRFNLDPFNEHNDADLWEALERAHLKDVIRRNALGLDAEVSEAGENFSVGQRQLLSLARALLRRAKILVLDEATAAVDVRTDALIQKTIREEFKSCTMLIIAHRLNTVIDCDRLLILSAGQVLEFDSPENLLSNEESAFSKMVQSTGPSNAEYLKSLVFGSGEERSRREEIKLQDIQRRWVASNRWAEAAQFALARSLTPSQSDLLTLEAAEGNNILRRTKDAVITLQSVLEGKHNTEIDETLNQYQVPADRWWSSLYKVIEGLAMMSRLGRNRLQQPSYNFENNGSIDWDQM, from the exons ATGGGGTTTGACCCACTGGATTGGTATTGCCAGCCAGTAAGGCATGGTGCTTGGTCGCATGTGGTGGAGAACGCATTCGGTGCCTACACTCCATGCGGCATCGACACCCTGGTGGTGTGCATCTCATTCCTCGCACTCTTTGGTGTTTGCTTCTATCGTATATGGAGGACAACGAGGGACTACACAGTGCAGCGATACAAGTTACGTTCACCGTACTACAATTATATGCTTGGGCTACTTGTGGTGTACTGCATAGCTGAGCCACTATACCGGATTGCCACTGGTACCTCCATCATGAACTTGGATGGGCAGCCAGGCCTTGCTCCATTTGAG ATTGTCTCATTGATCATTGAATCTGCTGGTTGGTGCTGTATGCTTGTAATGATTCTGCTGGAGACAAGAATTTATATCTATGAGTTTAGATGGTACATCCGGTTTGTGGTCATTTATGTGTTGATTGGGGAAGCTGCTATGTTTAATCTTGTGCTCTCAGTGAGGCAGTACTACAGTTCGAG TTCAATCTTTTACTTATACTGCAGTGAGATTGTATGCCAG TTCTTGTTTGGAATTCTCATGGTGGTTTATCTGCCTAGTTTGGATCCTTATCCGGGTTATACCCCTATCAGGAATGAGGCACTGGTTGACAATACTGATTATGAACCTCTTCCCGGTGGAGAGCAGATTTGCCCTGAGAGACATGTCAACGTATTTTCCA GAATATTCTTTTCATGGATGACTCCTCTAATGCAACAAGGATATAAAAGGCCTATCACAGATAAGGATATTTGGAAACTAGACAGCTGGGATGAGACTGAAACTTTGTATAGCCG ATTCCAGAAATGCTGGAATGATGAACTTCGAAAACCAAAACCTTGGCTGTTACGAGCTCTTCACAGCAGCCTTTGGGGAAG GTTCTGGCTGGGAGGATTTTTTAAG ATTGGCAATGATGCTTCTCAATTTGTTGGTCCACTCATATTGAACCTGTTGTTAGAG TCTATGCAAAATGGTGTTCCATCTTGGAGCGGGTACATCTACGCTTTCTCAATCTTTGCTGGAGTG TCTCTAGGAGTTCTTGCTGAGGCACAATACTTTCAGAATGTCATGCGTGTCGGTTTCAGGTTGAGGTCCACATTG ATCGCAGCTGTTTTCCGCAAGTCCTTGCGACTGACTAATGATAGTCGTAGGAAGTTTGCTTCTGGGAGGATTACTAATTTGATTTCAACTGATGCGGAGTCCCTTCAG CAAGTGTGCCAGCAGCTTCACAGTCTATGGTCTGCGCCTTTCCGCATTGTTATTTCCATGGTCCTTCTATATGCACAGCTTGGACCTGCAGCATTAGTCGGTGCGCTCATGTTGGTTCTTTTGTTTCCAGTTCAG acaGTCATCATCAGCAAAATGCAAAAACTTACCAAGGAGGGTTTGCAAAGGACCGACAAGCGAATCAGTCTCATGAATGAAGTATTAGCTGCCATGGATACGGTCAA GTGTTATGCTTGGGAGCAAAGCTTCCAGTCAAAGGTGCAGGACATCCGCGATGATGAACTTTCTTGGTTCCGCAGGGCTCAGTTGCTTGCTGCG CTGAATAGCTTTATCCTGAACAGTATCCCGGTTGTTGTCACTGTTGTTTCATTTGGCGTATATTCTCTTCTGGGAGGTGACTTGACACCAGCAAAGGCGTTTACCTCTCTTTCATTATTTGCAGTCTTAAGGTTCCCACTTTTTATGCTGCCGAATCTGATAACTCAG GTGGTTAATTGTAAGGTATCATTGAAGCGTCTTGAAGATCTCCTGTTGGCTGAAGAGAGATTGCTTCTGCCAAATCCACCTATTGATCCTGAGCTTCCAGCGATTTCTATCAAGAATGGGTATTTTTCATGGGAATCACAG GCTGAGAGACCAACTTTATCAAATGTTAATCTGGATGTACCTGTTGGAAGTTTAGTTGCAATCGTAGGAAGCACTGGGGAGGGTAAAACTTCTCTCATATCTGCCATGCTTGGAGAAATACCACCAGTGTCGGGATCAGATACCTCAGTGGTTATTCGTGGATCGGTGGCCTATGTTCCTCAAGTTTCATGGATCTTCAATGCTACT GTCCGGGACAACATATTGTTTGGGTCTCCCTTTCAAGCTCCACGCTATGAGAAAGCAATAGATGTAACTTCATTGCGGCATGACCTTGACCTACTCCCG GGCGGCGATCTCACAGAGATTGGTGAAAGAGGAGTTAATATTAGCGGGGGGCAGAAGCAAAGAGTTTCAATGGCAAGAGCTGTGTATTCAGATTCAGATGTGTACATATTTGATGATCCACTCAGTGCATTAGATGCCCATGTTGGCCGTCAG GTATTTGACAAATGTATCAAAGATGAACTACAGCACAAAACCAGGGTTCTTGTTACCAATCagctgcattttctgccatatgTCGACAAAATACTGCTGATTCATGATGGTGTAATTAAAGAGGAGGGCACTTTTGATGAACTTAGCAACAGTGCTGAACTCTtcaagaagctcatggaaaatGCTGGAAAAATGGAGGAACAAGTAGAAGAGAAGCAGGATGAAAGCAAATCACAGgatgttgcaaaacaaactgagAATGGGGACGTTGTGATAGTTGATGGAGGTTCGAAGAAGAGCCAGGATGATTCTAACAAAACAAAACCGGGGAAATCTGTTCTTATTAAGCAAGAGGAAAGGGAAACAGGGGTTGTCAGTGGGAAGGTCCTTTCACG TTACAAAAATGCACTGGGAGGGATGTGGGTGGTTTCCATACTCTTTTTTTGCTATGCATTGACAGAAGTTCTTCGTATTTCAAGTAGCACATGGTTGAGCATTTGGACTGATCAGGGTTCTCTGAAAATTCATGGCGCTGGTTACTATAATTTGATCTATGGAATTCTTTCTTTCGGGCAG gTTCTAGTCACTCTCTCAAACTCTTACTGGTTGATTATATCAAGTCTTCGGGCAGCAAAAAGGCTGCACGATGCCATGCTCCAATCAATATTAAGAGCTCCCATGGTATTTTTTCATACCAACCCACTTGGACGGATCATCAACAGATTTTCAAAGGATTTGGGTGACATTGACAGGAATGTTGCTGTCTTTGTCAATATGTTTATGGCACAAATATCTCAATTGCTCTCAACTTTTGTTCTCATCGGATTTGTCAGCACTATGTCTCTCTGGGCCATCATGCCGCTCCTGATTTTGTTTTATGCAGCTTACCTTTATTACCAG ACAACATCTCGCGAGGTGAAGCGTCTGGATTCCATTACAAGATCTCCCGTGTATGCTCAATTTTCAGAGGCTTTGAATGGTCTGTCCACAATCCGTGCTTATAAAGCCTATGATAGAATGGCAAGCATAAATGGGAGATCAATGGACAACAACATTAGGTTCACACTCGTGAACATGAGTTCAAATAGGTGGCTAGCTATTCGTCTGGAAACATTGGGCGGCATCATGATATGGTTCACAGCAACTTTTGCTGTTATGCAAAATCAACGAGCAGAGAATCAGAAGGCTTTTGCATCTACAATGGGTCTACTTCTTACTTACACTCTCAATATTACCAATTTGCTCACAGCTGTCCTTCGTCTTGCTAGTCTCGCTGAAAATAGTTTAAATGCTGTTGAACGGGTGGGAACATATATTGAGTTGCCTTCTGAAGCTCCTCCTGTCATTGAGGACCATAGACCACCTCCTGGCTGGCCATCATCAGGTGTCATCAAGTTTGAAGATGTCGTTCTTCGATACCGACCAGAACTTCCACCCGTTCTTCATGGCATATCTTTCATTATTAATGGAAGTGAGAAGGTGGGAATTGTTGGCAGAACAGGTGCTGGTAAATCTAGCATGCTTAATGCTTTGTTCCGTATCGTGGAGCTTGAACGAGGGAGGATATTGATTGATGATTGTGACACTTCCAAGTTTGGAATTTGGGACCTGCGCAAAGTTCTAGGAATAATACCACAAGCACCAGTTCTATTTTCAG GTTCTGTTCGATTTAATCTGGACCCTTTTAATGAGCACAATGATGCGGATCTCTGGGAGGCTCTGGAAAGGGCTCATCTAAAGGATGTTATCAGGAGGAATGCCTTAGGACTAGATGCTGAG GTTTCTGAAGCTGGTGAAAATTTTAGTGTTGGACAAAGGCAACTGTTGAGCTTAGCTCGTGCGTTGCTGAGAAGAGCAAagatacttgttcttgatgagGCGACAGCAGCAGTTGATGTACGGACTGATGCTCTTATTCAGAAAACCATCCGTGAAGAATTCAAGAGTTGCACAATGCTCATAATTGCCCACCGTTTGAACACTGTCATTGACTGTGATAGGTTACTTATTCTAAGTGCTGGGCAG GTTTTGGAATTTGACTCACCTGAGAATCTTCTGAGCAATGAGGAAAGTGCTTTCTCCAAGATGGTGCAGAGTACAGGACCTAGCAACGCAGAATACCTCAAG AGTCTTGTATTTGGAAGTGGGGAGGAGAGATCACGGAGGGAAGAAATCAAGCTGCAAGATATTCAAAGGAGATGGGTTGCTTCTAATCGATGGGCAGAAGCTGCCCAATTTGCGCTTGCTAGAAGCCTCACACCATCACAGAGCGACCTCCTCACCCTAGAAGCTGCTGAGGGAAATAATATCCTCAGGAGAACAAAGGATGCTGTAATCACTCTGCAAAGTGTTCTAGAAGGGAAGCACAACACTGAAATTGACGAAACTCTAAATCAGTATCAGGTCCCAGCTGATCGGTGGTGGTCATCGCTTTACAAAGTCATTGAAG GCCTCGCCATGATGAGCAGATTGGGCCGCAACCGCCTCCAACAACCTTCCTACAATTTTGAGAACAACGGTTCTATTGACTGGGACCAAATGTAG